A region of Reichenbachiella carrageenanivorans DNA encodes the following proteins:
- a CDS encoding GNAT family N-acetyltransferase has product MHVISSLTHTAYPALIEVWEASVRATHDFLPVSRVSELKPLILEQYFDAVQLFGVKQGNEVLGFLGVCDTAIEMLFIHPEARGKGVGKALLLYAVEVLHCTKVDVNEQNQQAVGFYAYMGFQIVGRSPFDGQGAPYPLLHMSLG; this is encoded by the coding sequence ATGCATGTCATTAGTTCATTAACTCATACAGCTTATCCCGCTCTCATCGAGGTGTGGGAAGCTTCTGTCAGAGCGACTCATGATTTTTTGCCTGTGTCTAGGGTTTCAGAATTGAAGCCACTGATTTTGGAGCAATATTTTGATGCGGTACAGTTGTTTGGTGTCAAGCAAGGCAATGAGGTTTTAGGTTTTCTGGGTGTTTGTGACACAGCTATCGAAATGTTATTTATTCACCCTGAAGCCAGAGGTAAAGGAGTAGGAAAGGCATTATTACTTTATGCCGTTGAGGTGTTACATTGCACGAAAGTGGATGTGAATGAGCAAAACCAGCAGGCCGTAGGTTTTTATGCATATATGGGATTTCAGATCGTAGGGCGATCTCCATTCGATGGTCAGGGAGCACCATACCCGTTGTTGCATATGAGTCTGGGGTAA
- a CDS encoding MoaD/ThiS family protein, with protein sequence MPTIKFTANLKRFYPTLTAVHSDALDLHSILEELEGQFKGLRDYVVDEQGQLRKHVNIFIGNELIHDRVKLSDPVQPDDEIYIMQALSGG encoded by the coding sequence ATGCCTACCATCAAGTTTACAGCAAATCTTAAACGTTTTTATCCTACGCTTACAGCTGTACATTCAGATGCCTTGGATTTGCATTCGATTTTGGAAGAATTAGAAGGACAGTTCAAAGGACTGAGGGACTATGTGGTAGATGAGCAAGGACAGTTGCGAAAGCACGTTAATATTTTTATTGGAAACGAACTGATACACGACAGGGTGAAACTTAGTGACCCTGTGCAACCTGACGACGAAATATACATCATGCAAGCCTTATCTGGCGGCTAA
- a CDS encoding WD40/YVTN/BNR-like repeat-containing protein, with protein sequence MANLLLGTRKGLIVYHKESDEWKHQATHFLGIPVSLTLVDERTHTWWACLDHGHWGCKLHRSEDRGETWEEVEAPKFAEGMEMKAGVPATVKYLWAFAHGGLDKPGVLYLGTDPGALFRSSDNGNSW encoded by the coding sequence ATGGCAAATCTACTACTTGGAACTCGCAAAGGATTGATCGTTTACCACAAGGAAAGCGATGAGTGGAAGCATCAGGCTACACATTTTTTAGGTATACCAGTCTCGTTGACCTTGGTTGATGAGCGGACCCATACATGGTGGGCTTGTTTGGATCATGGACACTGGGGGTGCAAGTTACACCGTAGTGAAGATAGAGGGGAGACCTGGGAGGAAGTGGAAGCACCCAAGTTTGCAGAAGGTATGGAGATGAAAGCGGGAGTGCCAGCTACGGTTAAATACCTTTGGGCTTTTGCGCATGGAGGACTTGACAAACCAGGGGTATTGTACTTAGGTACAGATCCGGGTGCTTTGTTTCGGTCTTCCGACAACGGCAACAGCTGGTAG
- a CDS encoding WD40/YVTN/BNR-like repeat-containing protein has protein sequence MSCAGVFESFDAGATWQSANQGMTADFLPDPNSEIGQDPHIVVACPSHPDVLWQQNHCGIYVSTDGAKNWKEVSQKDGPANFGFAVAVKHDNPDQAWVVPGISDEIRVAVGLSLMVCRTDDGGKTWVEQRNGLPQENCFDIVYRHGLAIAGESLVFGTTTGNVFYTNDLGEHWHQLSTYLPMIYSVELA, from the coding sequence GTGAGCTGCGCAGGTGTATTCGAATCTTTCGATGCAGGAGCTACTTGGCAATCAGCCAATCAGGGAATGACCGCTGATTTTTTGCCCGACCCAAATTCGGAAATTGGCCAAGATCCACATATCGTAGTTGCCTGCCCGTCTCATCCAGATGTGCTTTGGCAGCAAAACCATTGCGGTATTTATGTGAGTACTGATGGTGCTAAGAATTGGAAAGAAGTCAGTCAAAAGGATGGGCCTGCCAATTTTGGATTTGCAGTAGCGGTAAAACACGATAATCCAGACCAAGCATGGGTAGTGCCAGGTATCAGTGATGAAATCAGGGTAGCCGTAGGCCTCTCACTTATGGTGTGTCGTACAGACGATGGTGGTAAAACATGGGTGGAGCAAAGAAATGGTTTGCCACAAGAGAACTGTTTTGATATTGTCTACCGGCATGGGTTAGCTATAGCAGGAGAAAGCCTAGTATTTGGAACCACCACAGGCAATGTCTTCTATACCAATGATCTTGGTGAACATTGGCATCAACTCTCTACCTATCTGCCCATGATTTATTCGGTAGAGCTGGCTTAG
- a CDS encoding tetratricopeptide repeat protein, translating to MRQPFIILLSIWAHWTVAQSHKIDSLENIVSSYTEEDTIKVNLYNQIAFETINTNPDLGRKYAMQGYELAKKIGFQNGYARGLNLVGSSFLVIGEYDTALEFYLKSLEIYEQTQFQHGIFVTYNNIGELYEKKGQFEESLSYNKKSLALKKKYLKGRHPIISHVNLGNVYCKLGQLDSALIHFIIAEDMAKEENHPKAIGAALTGIGSLYASQKKYPLAINYLNQANQIWVIQEDYVGMSKVALEKTKIAMAKGAFKQAKIEAEKAVSFAEKVSGQDLELKGMQLMYQIDSAQNDYKSAFASMQVLDRLKSKFFDLAKERQLQTVQAKFEFEESKKLHEELRKEKALSEDIVKYQRTIIAGIALILLLISIIAFLFYNQVKKQARLNRLLKEKNKEIKEKALELEILNNNLEEMVEERTNVIQKKNVRLKEYSFLNAHIVRGPLANILGLTKLLQKDGDPIEKQEMLNHLRYSANKLDDVLADIKTRLEKGEQIN from the coding sequence ATGCGCCAACCCTTCATAATATTACTGAGCATATGGGCTCACTGGACTGTAGCACAATCACATAAAATAGACAGTCTAGAAAATATCGTATCTTCTTATACAGAAGAAGACACCATCAAGGTCAATCTATACAATCAGATTGCCTTTGAGACTATTAACACCAACCCTGACCTAGGCAGAAAGTATGCCATGCAAGGCTATGAGTTAGCCAAGAAAATTGGTTTCCAAAATGGCTATGCCCGCGGGCTAAACTTAGTGGGAAGTTCCTTTCTTGTTATTGGAGAATATGACACCGCCTTGGAGTTTTACCTCAAATCATTAGAAATATATGAACAAACACAATTTCAACATGGCATTTTCGTGACATACAACAACATAGGAGAGCTCTATGAGAAAAAAGGTCAGTTTGAAGAATCCTTGAGCTATAATAAGAAGTCTCTTGCGCTAAAAAAGAAATACCTCAAGGGGCGTCACCCCATCATATCGCATGTGAATCTAGGAAATGTTTATTGCAAACTCGGCCAACTCGACTCTGCATTGATACATTTCATTATAGCCGAAGACATGGCTAAAGAAGAAAATCACCCCAAAGCCATCGGCGCTGCACTCACTGGAATCGGTAGCTTATATGCCAGTCAAAAAAAATACCCCTTAGCTATTAACTACCTAAATCAAGCCAACCAAATTTGGGTTATACAAGAAGACTACGTAGGCATGTCTAAAGTAGCCCTAGAAAAAACCAAAATAGCCATGGCCAAAGGTGCCTTCAAACAGGCTAAAATAGAGGCAGAGAAAGCTGTAAGCTTTGCAGAAAAAGTAAGTGGACAAGATTTGGAATTGAAAGGCATGCAGCTGATGTATCAGATTGATTCTGCTCAGAATGACTACAAATCTGCCTTTGCCTCTATGCAAGTACTCGATCGACTAAAAAGTAAATTTTTCGACCTCGCTAAGGAACGGCAACTGCAGACGGTACAAGCCAAATTTGAATTTGAAGAAAGCAAAAAACTGCATGAAGAACTCCGAAAAGAAAAGGCTTTAAGTGAAGATATTGTCAAGTATCAGCGTACCATCATCGCTGGTATCGCTTTGATTCTATTATTGATCTCTATCATTGCTTTTCTATTTTATAATCAAGTAAAAAAACAAGCCCGACTCAACCGCCTTCTCAAAGAAAAAAACAAAGAAATCAAGGAAAAGGCACTTGAACTTGAAATTCTAAACAACAACTTGGAAGAAATGGTAGAAGAGCGCACCAATGTGATTCAAAAGAAAAATGTACGGCTGAAAGAGTATTCCTTTCTAAATGCACACATCGTCCGCGGCCCTCTCGCCAATATACTAGGCCTGACTAAACTACTACAAAAAGACGGTGACCCCATAGAAAAACAAGAAATGCTAAATCACCTCCGCTACTCTGCCAATAAGCTCGATGATGTACTCGCCGATATCAAAACAAGACTAGAAAAAGGGGAACAAATCAACTAA
- the moaA gene encoding GTP 3',8-cyclase MoaA, translated as MTNLPINTLVDPWNRTIDYLRIAVTDRCNLRCFYCMPAEGINYLPKKELLTYEEIIRLAEIFASLGIKKIRLTGGEPFLRKDFISLLTNLKKIPGIEAVHITTNGVLTHQYLDQMQEIGIDGVNLSLDSLDKENFYKITRRDEFDTVMKTLGGLLDRGIDTKINMVVMHGKNTQEVVAMAGLARHRKVSVRFIEEMPFNGSAQSATQNNWSHVRILDELKQAFPMLTKLDSHPSNPATLYQEPSHLGNIGIIPAFSRTFCDACNRIRLTATGTIKNCLYDEGVLDVKALLRSDQTDDDIQQILIATVQKREKDGFAAEKNRTVDQNISESMSSIGG; from the coding sequence ATGACAAATTTGCCCATCAATACATTGGTAGACCCGTGGAATCGCACGATCGATTATCTGCGAATAGCAGTGACCGACCGGTGCAATTTGCGTTGTTTTTACTGTATGCCTGCGGAGGGCATCAATTATTTGCCAAAGAAAGAATTGCTTACCTATGAAGAGATCATTCGTCTGGCGGAGATCTTCGCTTCTTTAGGGATCAAAAAAATTAGGCTAACAGGCGGGGAGCCGTTTCTCAGAAAGGATTTTATTTCCTTATTGACTAATCTTAAAAAAATCCCAGGTATCGAGGCCGTTCACATCACTACCAATGGTGTACTCACTCACCAGTATCTGGATCAGATGCAAGAGATAGGAATTGATGGGGTCAATTTGAGTTTAGATAGTTTAGATAAAGAAAATTTTTATAAGATCACTCGTCGAGACGAATTTGATACAGTGATGAAAACTTTAGGCGGATTGCTTGACCGAGGCATAGATACCAAAATCAATATGGTAGTGATGCATGGAAAAAATACGCAAGAAGTGGTAGCTATGGCTGGATTGGCTCGTCACCGAAAAGTCAGTGTACGGTTTATAGAAGAAATGCCTTTTAATGGTTCGGCACAGTCGGCTACACAAAACAACTGGAGCCATGTCAGAATTTTGGACGAGTTGAAGCAAGCTTTTCCTATGCTGACTAAATTAGATAGCCACCCCAGCAATCCAGCCACGTTGTATCAGGAACCAAGTCATTTAGGAAATATAGGTATTATCCCTGCTTTTTCGCGCACGTTTTGTGACGCGTGCAATCGTATTAGGCTTACTGCTACAGGTACGATCAAAAACTGTTTATACGACGAAGGGGTATTGGATGTCAAAGCGTTACTAAGAAGTGATCAGACAGATGACGACATCCAGCAAATACTAATAGCCACAGTTCAGAAGAGAGAAAAAGACGGGTTTGCCGCAGAAAAGAATCGGACAGTAGACCAAAACATTTCAGAATCCATGTCTTCCATAGGAGGGTAA
- a CDS encoding SIR2 family NAD-dependent protein deacylase, whose translation MKKIVVLTGAGISAESGIRTFRDADGLWEGHDVMEVASPEGWASNRELVLEFYNQRRKQALTAQPNQGHFTLAELEEDFEVTIVTQNVDNLHEKAGSSNVIHLHGELFKSQSTIDPSLVYDMSGWELNLGDKCEKESQLRPYIVWFGELVPMMDVAIEEALSADIFMVVGTSLVVYPAAGLIHQTRPDTPKYIIDPSMPDLASDPCLHLFEEKGSTGVPKVAQILREKYL comes from the coding sequence GTGAAAAAGATAGTTGTACTCACTGGCGCAGGGATCAGTGCGGAATCAGGCATTCGCACTTTCAGAGATGCTGACGGACTTTGGGAAGGTCACGATGTGATGGAAGTCGCTTCTCCAGAAGGCTGGGCCTCCAACCGTGAACTAGTACTTGAATTTTATAATCAAAGAAGAAAGCAAGCCCTCACTGCTCAACCCAACCAAGGACACTTCACATTGGCAGAGCTAGAAGAAGATTTTGAAGTAACAATAGTGACTCAAAACGTGGATAATCTCCATGAAAAAGCGGGATCTTCTAACGTCATTCATCTCCATGGAGAATTGTTCAAATCACAAAGCACAATAGATCCATCGCTCGTCTATGATATGAGTGGATGGGAACTAAACTTAGGCGACAAGTGCGAAAAAGAAAGCCAGCTTCGCCCCTACATTGTCTGGTTTGGAGAGCTGGTACCCATGATGGATGTAGCTATAGAAGAAGCCTTATCAGCTGATATTTTCATGGTGGTGGGCACTTCACTCGTAGTGTACCCTGCAGCAGGCTTAATCCATCAAACAAGGCCTGACACACCCAAATATATTATAGACCCTAGCATGCCTGATTTAGCATCAGACCCTTGTCTACATCTGTTTGAAGAAAAAGGGAGTACTGGCGTACCTAAAGTGGCGCAAATTCTAAGAGAAAAGTACTTATGA
- a CDS encoding pyridoxal phosphate-dependent decarboxylase family protein: MLDKKSFREEAHKLVDWMADFYENIEDYPVKSQSKPGEILSQLPATPPTKGEPFGEVFKDFENIILPGITHWQSPNFHAYFPSNSSYPSVLGEMLTSTLGAQCMIWETSPAAAELEELIINWLKPLMHIPDQWTGCIQDTASTATLAALLSARERKTNWAINHKGFDKQKLRFYCSSETHSSIDKAVKILGVGTENLVKVAVDDQLAIIPEALEEAINKDIKNGYTPCGVVAAIGTTGTLAIDPIDAIGDICAKHKIWLHIDAAYAGTALLLPEYHTLIKGIEKADSLVFNPHKWMFTNFDCTIYFVKNVDALIKTFEILPEYLKTNTRGKVKDFRDWGVPLGRRFRALKLWFVIRDFGVEGIQSRLREHISYANWLVTQIDAHEHFELVIDHTLNVVCFRAIIANYSADQLDRLNADLITAINATGDAYLTHTKVKGQYTLRMVIGQTYVQKHHVESTWQVIQKCLKPLI; the protein is encoded by the coding sequence ATGTTGGATAAAAAATCTTTCAGAGAAGAAGCTCACAAACTAGTAGACTGGATGGCAGACTTCTATGAAAACATAGAAGATTACCCTGTAAAATCTCAGTCCAAACCCGGAGAAATATTAAGCCAGCTCCCTGCCACACCCCCTACCAAAGGAGAACCGTTTGGAGAGGTTTTTAAAGACTTCGAAAACATCATTCTTCCAGGCATTACGCACTGGCAAAGCCCTAATTTTCATGCCTATTTTCCTAGCAACTCAAGCTACCCATCCGTACTAGGAGAAATGCTAACCTCCACATTGGGTGCGCAATGTATGATTTGGGAAACATCTCCTGCGGCAGCTGAACTCGAGGAGTTGATTATCAATTGGCTGAAGCCACTTATGCACATCCCAGACCAATGGACGGGCTGCATCCAAGACACTGCCTCTACGGCTACCCTTGCGGCACTTTTGTCGGCACGAGAGCGAAAAACCAACTGGGCGATCAATCACAAAGGGTTTGACAAACAAAAGCTCAGGTTCTACTGTTCGTCGGAAACTCACTCTTCGATCGATAAAGCAGTGAAAATACTGGGTGTGGGTACTGAGAATTTAGTGAAAGTAGCTGTAGACGATCAATTGGCGATAATACCCGAAGCACTCGAAGAAGCCATCAATAAAGACATTAAAAACGGCTACACCCCATGTGGAGTAGTTGCTGCAATAGGCACTACTGGCACGCTCGCCATAGACCCTATCGATGCCATTGGAGACATTTGCGCTAAGCATAAAATTTGGCTGCATATAGATGCCGCTTATGCAGGTACCGCACTGCTACTTCCCGAATACCACACACTCATCAAGGGTATTGAAAAAGCTGATAGCTTAGTCTTCAATCCTCACAAATGGATGTTCACCAACTTCGACTGCACCATCTATTTTGTGAAAAATGTAGACGCGCTCATCAAAACTTTTGAAATCCTCCCTGAATATCTAAAAACCAACACTCGAGGCAAGGTCAAAGATTTCAGGGATTGGGGCGTCCCGCTGGGTCGCAGGTTCCGAGCCTTGAAATTATGGTTTGTGATCAGAGACTTTGGGGTAGAAGGCATTCAGTCCCGACTGAGGGAGCATATTAGCTATGCAAACTGGCTTGTAACGCAAATAGATGCGCACGAACACTTTGAACTGGTCATAGATCACACACTGAATGTGGTCTGCTTCAGAGCTATAATAGCGAACTATTCTGCAGATCAACTCGATCGACTAAATGCCGACCTGATAACGGCGATCAACGCTACGGGAGATGCTTACCTAACGCATACTAAAGTGAAGGGGCAATACACCCTACGCATGGTCATTGGGCAAACTTATGTACAGAAGCATCATGTGGAAAGTACTTGGCAAGTGATTCAAAAATGTCTAAAACCATTGATTTAG
- a CDS encoding M28 family metallopeptidase, protein MKKSTIVFAMVLTILGCTPKENFQEAYDSISEEGLKTRIKALASDEFLGRMPFTEGETKTINYLKGEFQKLGLKPGNDDSYFQEVPLVELTATVDPQMKIAGGDADIALNYWDDFVALTRRVTDSVRLEDSELVFAGYGTIAPEYGWNDYKELDVKGKTVVVLINDPGFGTEDKSFFKGNEMTYYGRWTYKYEEAARQGAAGIIIIHETAHASYPFEVVQGGWSGANLYLENPDNNESRCVIEGWISENSANRIFANMGMKDYNFYEEARQRTFKSFALNQRLSVGLKNKIKRSKSNNVIAKYEGSEQPNETIIYSAHWDHFGVGKPVNGDSIYNGAVDNGTGVAAIVQVAEAFAKLNVPTKRSVVFMAVTAEEQGLLGSAHYAVNPIYDPAKTVANLNVDAIRPIGRVNDFSIVGYGQSELDDYAQRAVEKQGRYITPDPHPESGGFFRSDHFNFASIGIPALYGKGATDSEANGKQWGEEQYKKYTSENYHKPSDEYSEDFNAEGVKLDAQVLFDIGYTLANESVFPKWKEGSEFKVIREGNN, encoded by the coding sequence ATGAAAAAATCAACAATTGTATTTGCAATGGTGCTGACCATTTTGGGCTGTACACCAAAGGAAAATTTTCAAGAAGCCTATGACAGTATTTCTGAAGAAGGCTTAAAGACTCGAATCAAAGCGTTGGCTTCTGATGAATTTTTGGGTAGAATGCCCTTCACTGAAGGGGAAACCAAAACCATCAACTATCTCAAGGGCGAATTTCAAAAGCTGGGCTTGAAGCCAGGTAATGACGATAGTTACTTTCAAGAAGTACCTCTTGTAGAACTCACAGCTACTGTTGACCCTCAAATGAAAATTGCAGGAGGTGATGCCGATATTGCGCTCAACTACTGGGATGATTTTGTGGCTCTTACTCGACGAGTAACGGATAGTGTAAGATTGGAAGATTCAGAATTGGTTTTTGCAGGCTATGGCACCATCGCCCCTGAGTATGGTTGGAACGACTATAAAGAGCTCGATGTGAAAGGCAAGACCGTGGTGGTACTGATCAATGACCCTGGGTTTGGTACAGAAGACAAATCCTTTTTCAAAGGCAATGAAATGACCTATTATGGTAGATGGACTTACAAATATGAGGAAGCCGCCAGACAAGGTGCTGCGGGGATTATTATCATACACGAGACAGCGCATGCCAGTTATCCATTTGAAGTAGTGCAGGGTGGCTGGTCAGGAGCCAATCTCTACCTTGAAAACCCAGACAATAATGAATCTCGGTGTGTAATAGAAGGCTGGATTTCTGAGAATAGTGCAAACAGAATTTTCGCCAATATGGGTATGAAAGATTATAATTTCTACGAAGAAGCCCGACAACGAACATTCAAATCATTTGCCTTGAATCAACGGTTGTCTGTAGGGTTGAAAAATAAGATCAAGCGATCGAAGTCCAACAATGTGATTGCGAAATACGAAGGCTCAGAGCAGCCAAACGAAACCATTATTTATAGTGCGCACTGGGATCATTTTGGGGTGGGTAAGCCAGTCAATGGGGACTCTATTTACAATGGTGCCGTAGATAATGGCACTGGAGTAGCGGCAATTGTTCAAGTGGCTGAGGCGTTTGCCAAACTGAATGTGCCAACCAAGCGATCCGTCGTGTTTATGGCCGTGACGGCTGAAGAGCAAGGGCTGCTCGGCTCTGCACACTATGCAGTCAACCCTATCTACGACCCTGCCAAAACTGTAGCCAACCTCAATGTAGATGCTATCCGACCAATCGGCCGAGTCAATGATTTTTCTATTGTGGGCTATGGCCAATCCGAACTTGACGATTATGCTCAGCGAGCAGTGGAGAAACAAGGCAGATACATTACCCCAGATCCACACCCAGAGTCGGGTGGTTTTTTTAGGTCGGATCATTTCAATTTTGCGAGTATAGGTATTCCTGCATTATATGGCAAAGGAGCCACAGATAGCGAAGCCAATGGCAAGCAGTGGGGAGAAGAGCAATACAAAAAATATACGAGTGAAAATTATCACAAACCATCCGATGAATACAGCGAAGACTTCAACGCAGAAGGGGTGAAACTCGATGCTCAAGTACTTTTTGATATTGGGTATACATTGGCTAATGAATCTGTTTTCCCAAAATGGAAAGAAGGTTCGGAATTTAAAGTGATTAGAGAAGGCAATAACTAG
- a CDS encoding M3 family metallopeptidase, with product MRNAIPILAAGMLAIASCQSPDQKIAMNTENPLLSEWRTPFGVPPFDLIKNEHYLPAFEQGMTAHKAEIDAIVNNEEAPTFANTMEAIERAGALLNNTSRVFYAVAGAHTNDVLDSVRTVVSPLLSQHYDYINLNKGLFERVKAIYNQLDELGLHAEQERLVSESYKDFIRSGVALEGEEKIRLQTINSRLSELTTKFGQNVLVETNNFEVHTSNPKDLGTLTSSLVSLAAAEATKRGHDEGWSFTLQRPSINPFLQYSPNRGLREKLFQGYAMRADNDNANDNKAIIEEIVRLRVERANLLGYQTHAAVRLSSSMAQTPEAVLGFMDQVWPAALNLAKAEREALTKEMKKDGVDDVLRGSDWRYYVEKVRKAKYNFDEDVMRPYFEFTAVRDGAFALANKLFGVQIKELADMPKWHEDQQVFEVLEADGTHIGVLYMDFFARDSKRGGAWMNSMRSQSKMDGVVTPVVTNNFNFPAPAAGGPSLLSFTESQTLFHEFGHALHGLFSNVTYPSQSGTNVPRDFVEFPSQVMENWMSEPEVLKLYAKHYQTGEVIPDELVQKMNEANAFNEGFRTVEYMSAAYLDMAWHSLTQADHVEARAFEKQAMDQMGLIDQILPRYRSGYFNHIFSGGYSAGYYSYLWSELLDADCFQAFKETGDLFDQETARKYRILLSKGGSQEGMDLYREFRGKTPEIGPLLEKKGLK from the coding sequence ATGAGAAACGCAATTCCCATTTTGGCGGCGGGCATGTTGGCTATAGCCAGTTGCCAGTCTCCAGATCAAAAAATCGCTATGAATACTGAAAATCCATTATTGTCCGAGTGGCGTACGCCATTCGGAGTGCCACCGTTTGATCTAATCAAAAATGAACATTACTTACCCGCTTTTGAGCAGGGCATGACAGCACACAAGGCGGAGATAGATGCGATCGTCAATAACGAAGAGGCGCCAACTTTTGCCAATACGATGGAAGCAATCGAGAGAGCAGGTGCTTTGCTCAACAATACTTCGAGGGTGTTTTATGCCGTAGCAGGTGCGCATACCAATGATGTGTTGGACTCGGTTCGTACAGTGGTTTCTCCCTTACTTTCGCAGCATTATGACTATATCAACCTCAATAAGGGGCTGTTCGAAAGAGTGAAAGCTATTTATAATCAGCTCGATGAGTTGGGGCTCCATGCGGAGCAAGAGCGACTGGTCAGCGAATCATACAAAGATTTTATCCGTTCAGGAGTAGCGCTCGAAGGTGAAGAAAAAATTCGACTGCAGACAATCAATAGCCGGCTCTCTGAACTTACGACTAAGTTTGGACAAAATGTGTTGGTTGAAACTAACAACTTTGAAGTGCATACTTCTAACCCTAAAGATCTAGGCACTTTGACAAGCAGTTTGGTGTCATTGGCGGCAGCCGAGGCGACAAAAAGAGGGCACGATGAAGGCTGGTCTTTCACACTACAGCGCCCAAGTATCAATCCGTTTTTGCAGTATTCGCCTAATCGGGGATTGAGAGAAAAACTTTTTCAAGGTTACGCTATGCGCGCCGATAATGACAACGCCAATGACAATAAAGCGATCATCGAAGAAATTGTACGCTTGAGGGTAGAACGAGCTAATTTGTTGGGGTATCAAACGCATGCAGCGGTACGTTTGTCATCAAGTATGGCACAGACACCAGAGGCAGTGTTGGGCTTTATGGATCAGGTGTGGCCAGCGGCTTTGAATTTAGCGAAAGCGGAAAGAGAAGCGCTCACTAAAGAGATGAAAAAAGACGGAGTAGACGATGTGTTGCGAGGATCGGACTGGCGGTATTATGTAGAGAAAGTACGGAAGGCCAAGTACAATTTTGATGAAGATGTGATGCGCCCGTACTTTGAGTTTACGGCGGTTAGAGATGGTGCGTTTGCTTTGGCAAATAAGCTTTTTGGAGTTCAGATCAAGGAGCTAGCAGACATGCCCAAATGGCACGAAGATCAGCAAGTATTTGAGGTGCTCGAAGCGGATGGTACCCACATAGGTGTGTTGTATATGGATTTTTTTGCCAGAGACAGTAAGCGAGGCGGGGCGTGGATGAATTCGATGAGATCGCAGTCCAAAATGGATGGGGTAGTTACGCCTGTGGTTACAAATAATTTCAATTTTCCTGCACCAGCGGCAGGAGGGCCGTCTTTGCTGTCATTTACAGAATCACAAACTTTATTTCATGAGTTTGGTCATGCCTTGCATGGTTTGTTTTCTAACGTGACCTATCCTTCACAATCGGGTACGAATGTGCCTCGTGATTTTGTGGAGTTTCCGTCGCAAGTGATGGAAAACTGGATGAGCGAACCAGAGGTGTTGAAGTTGTATGCCAAGCATTATCAAACGGGAGAAGTGATCCCTGATGAACTGGTGCAAAAAATGAACGAGGCCAATGCATTCAACGAAGGTTTTAGGACGGTGGAATACATGTCTGCAGCTTATTTGGACATGGCGTGGCACTCACTCACTCAAGCAGACCATGTGGAAGCCAGAGCCTTCGAGAAGCAAGCCATGGATCAAATGGGTTTGATTGACCAGATCTTACCTAGGTATAGAAGTGGGTATTTTAATCACATATTTTCGGGAGGCTATTCGGCGGGTTATTACAGTTATTTGTGGTCGGAGTTGTTGGATGCCGATTGTTTTCAGGCATTCAAAGAAACTGGCGATTTGTTTGATCAGGAGACTGCTCGCAAATATAGAATTTTACTTAGCAAAGGAGGCTCGCAGGAGGGTATGGATTTGTATCGTGAGTTTAGAGGAAAGACGCCAGAGATTGGGCCTTTGTTAGAAAAGAAAGGATTGAAGTAA
- a CDS encoding DUF7009 family protein yields the protein MKIRINGNFVRLRLSQSEVTQFGETGQVGDAIQFGQRSLTYRLASNNDAEVSVNFDGENITVSVPKALADDWIQTELVGFENADQSNVRILVEKDFQCLHKRSGEDESDNFPNPAA from the coding sequence ATGAAAATCAGAATCAACGGCAATTTCGTCAGACTAAGACTCAGCCAAAGTGAAGTAACTCAATTTGGTGAAACAGGTCAAGTAGGTGATGCAATTCAGTTTGGACAGCGATCACTCACGTATCGATTAGCCTCTAATAATGATGCCGAAGTATCCGTGAATTTTGATGGCGAAAATATCACTGTCAGTGTACCAAAAGCTTTGGCAGATGACTGGATACAAACCGAACTGGTAGGGTTTGAAAACGCCGACCAGTCGAATGTCAGAATATTAGTAGAAAAGGATTTCCAATGCTTGCATAAGCGCTCAGGAGAAGACGAATCGGACAATTTCCCCAACCCTGCTGCCTAA